The sequence CGCCGCACCCGGGGCGAGCTGGGCATGGGCGGCGCGCCGGTGCGCAGCGTGGAGACGACGATGGACAGCACCCCCACGAGGAGCACCGCCCAGAGCAGCAGGAAGAGAAGGAAGGAGCCGGTCTCGCTCACGGTCAGCGCGCATCATCGCGCGGGGACGCCCCGGCGTGGGGCCCTACTTGCGAGGGTGGTTGCCGGCGTCCATGCGGACCACGCGGGGCGCGCTCGGGTCCGTCTGGGTGGTGACGGGGACAGGGGCGGGCTCGTCAGGCTCGAAGAGCGCCCTGCCCAGGACGAGGCAAAGAGCGGCCCCTACGCAGAGTGCCAGCACGTGGAAGTAGTACGCCATGGGACGTGGGTCCAAGCACGGACCATACCAGCGGCGACCCTCCTCGGAAGGTGGGGGCTGAAAGGCCCCGCTTGTATCCTTCCTGGCCACAGGTGCAGTCAGCCGGTGGCCGCCCAGGCAACAGCTCCCTCACCCGGCGTCAAACCTTCGCGCGCCATGGTTTTTCACTCGGCGCTCGAGGGCCTCAGACGGAGGGCGCGGACTCGGTGGGGTCCTGTTCAGGGCGGGGCGGGCGGTGGGCGGCGGACTCCAGCCGGTCCACGTTGCGCAGCTCCGGGAAGAGCCAGGCCCAGAGGCCCACGACGATGAGCGTGCCCACGGCGCCTATCACCACCGCGTGCACGGCGCCCAGGGCCTCCGCGAGCGAGCCCGCGCGGAACTCGCCCAGCTCGTTGGAGGCGCCGATGCACATCATGTTCACCGCGCCCACTCGGCCGCGCATGTCGTCCGGCGTGGAGACCAGCTCCAGCGTGTGGCGCACCACCACGCTCACCATGTCCGCCGCCCCGCCAATGGCGAGCGCCACGAGCGACAGCGGCAGGGACCTGCTCAGTCCGAACACCAGCGTGGCCGCGCCGAACACCGCCACCGCGCCGAACATCTTCCACCCGGCGTGGCCGCCCAGCGGACGGAACGCGAGCAGCACCGCCACCACCGCAGCGCCCGCGGCCGGAGCGCTGCGCAACAGGCCCAGGCCCCACGGGCCCGTCTGCAGCACGTCGCGCGCGTAGATGGGCAGCAGCGCCACCGCGCCGCCCAGCAGCACCGCGAAGAGGTCCAGGGTGAGGCTGCCCAGCAAGAGCCGCTTCTGGCGCACGAAGCGCAGGCCCGCGACGAGCGTCGTCAGGGAGATGGGCTCGCGCGACGCGCTGCCGGTGCGCACCTTGAGCGAGAGGATCCACACGATGGTGAGCGCGCACAGCGACGCGGACGTGATGTACACGCCCTTGCCTCCCAGCCACCCGTAGAGCAGGCCGCCCACGGCGGGGCCCGCGATGGTGGCCACCTGCCACGTGGTGGAGTTCACCGCCACCGCGCGCGTCAGCTCCTCCGGCGGCACCAGGTAGGGCGTGAGCGCGGAGCCCGCGGGCGCGTAGAAGGCTCGCGCGGTGCCGAACAGCACCAGCACGCCGTAGACGAACCGCACATCCGTGACGTGGCCCAGCGTGAAGGACAGGAGCAGCAGGCTGCACACCAGCATCACGCCCTGGCAGATGGCCAGGATGCGGCGGCGGTCGTAGCGGTCCGCCACCTGTCCACCCAGCAGGCTGAAGGCGAGGAAGGGGACGAACTGGGACAGGCCCGTGTAGCCCAGCGCGAGCGCGCTCCCGGTGAGCTCGTACACCTGCCACCCGATGGCCACCGACTCGATCTGCGCCGCGAGCACCGCGCACAGACGGGCGATTTGATACAGCCGGAAGTCGCGGTGACGGAAGACGGAGCTGGCGAGGACGGAGGGGGTATCGGCCATGGAGTTGGCTGCGCTGTAACGCAGCCCGTCCCCCTTGCGCCAGCGACAAGGGGCGCACGGCCCCGGCGCGCCTTATGTGGTCGCGCGCATCTTGTTCAGCCGGTCGTAGTGGCGGTAGCCCAGCTTGTCGAGCGCGGCGGGCGGCGCGAGGCCGATGTCCA is a genomic window of Corallococcus exiguus containing:
- a CDS encoding MFS transporter codes for the protein MADTPSVLASSVFRHRDFRLYQIARLCAVLAAQIESVAIGWQVYELTGSALALGYTGLSQFVPFLAFSLLGGQVADRYDRRRILAICQGVMLVCSLLLLSFTLGHVTDVRFVYGVLVLFGTARAFYAPAGSALTPYLVPPEELTRAVAVNSTTWQVATIAGPAVGGLLYGWLGGKGVYITSASLCALTIVWILSLKVRTGSASREPISLTTLVAGLRFVRQKRLLLGSLTLDLFAVLLGGAVALLPIYARDVLQTGPWGLGLLRSAPAAGAAVVAVLLAFRPLGGHAGWKMFGAVAVFGAATLVFGLSRSLPLSLVALAIGGAADMVSVVVRHTLELVSTPDDMRGRVGAVNMMCIGASNELGEFRAGSLAEALGAVHAVVIGAVGTLIVVGLWAWLFPELRNVDRLESAAHRPPRPEQDPTESAPSV